A stretch of the Perca flavescens isolate YP-PL-M2 chromosome 10, PFLA_1.0, whole genome shotgun sequence genome encodes the following:
- the LOC114562406 gene encoding protocadherin alpha-8-like: MGTDTKNRTKDCSWFAFYLALLLLFGKQALAQIRYSIPEEVQEGTVVGNVAKDLGLEITSLIARRFRVVSGSKDAIFEVNQNNGALYVHQHIDREELCQGSGACLMELKILVETPLEIHYVIVEITDVNDHSPSFPEREQRFEIAEHTLPGRRFQLHTARDPDAGINSIRTYTLTANDHFEVNIRQSDAGKIPFLVLKKSLDREQKDTHTLLVTAVDGGKPPRSGTLNVSIIVLDSNDNRPIFSQEIYQISIEENVAVGTSIFQMNATDPDEDTNGEVEYSLGNTLKRQVYDIFDLDKLTGEIRVKGVVDYEENDIYELDIEASDKGTPPLTGECRVIIKIKDVNDNPPEIEVTSLSNTVSEDSKPGTVISLLSVTDKDSGVNGKIISYISNDVPFELKPSYKENTYSVVTKGFLDREEVSHYEITIKATDCGEPPLSSFKTLDIQISDVNDNSPHFDQNPLQFYLVENNVAGGSIFSVSATDKDVNDNAAISYHIVRGGSQNDIMSFLNINSETGDILALKSFDFETLKTFQFQVVATDSGTPSLSSNVTVNVFILDQNDNAPVILYPVSSNGSAEGVEEIPRNVNAGHLVTKVRAYDADIGYNGWLLFSLQDVTDHSLFGLDRYTGQIRTLRSFTETDEAEHKLVILVKDNGNVSLSATATVLVKVVEPKEAFAASDVKSATKDEEENNVTFYLMITLGSVSTLFLISIIVLIAMQCSKTTDYTSKYLQETNYDGTLCHSIQYRSGDKRYMLVGPRMSIGSTIVPGSHANTLVLPDRRGTSGEVRL, encoded by the coding sequence ATGGGGACCGATACAAAAAATCGGACAAAGGACTGCTCCTGGTTTGCTTTTTATTTGGCTCTACTGCTGCTGTTCGGAAAACAGGCTTTGGCTCAGATAAGATACTCTATTCCAGAGGAGGTACAAGAGGGAACTGTTGTTGGAAATGTTGCGAAGGATCTTGGCCTTGAAATCACCTCTTTGATTGCTCGACGGTTCCGTGTTGTGTCTGGAAGTAAGGACGCTATCTTTGAAGTAAACCAGAATAATGGGGCTCTGTACGTCCACCAGCATATTGACAGAgaggagctctgtcagggcagcggtgCATGTCTAATGGAGCTTAAAATCCTTGTTGAGACCCCGTTGGAAATACACTACGTAATTGTAGAAATCACTGATGTAAATGATCACTCTCCTAGTTTCCCTGAAAGAGAACAACGATTTGAAATAGCTGAGCACACACTGCCAGGAAGGCGATTTCAACTGCACACTGCTCGTGACCCCGATGCTGGAATTAACTCTATTCGTACAtacactttgacagcaaatgaTCATTTTGAAGTAAATATCCGTCAAAGCGATGCGGGTAAGATACCGTTTTTAGTGCTGAAGAAATCGTTAGACAGAGAacaaaaggacacacacacactactggttACAGCAGTTGATGGAGGCAAACCTCCAAGATCAGGGACACTAAATGTTTCCATTATTGTTCTTGACAGTAATGATAATCGTCCGATATTTAGTCAGGAGATTTATCAAATTTCAATAGAAGAAAACGTTGCAGTCGGCACTTCAATATTTCAAATGAATGCAACGGATCCCGATGAAGACACTAATGGAGAAGTTGAATACAGCCTCGGAAATACCTTGAAGCGGCAAGTGTATGATATTTTTGATTTGGATAAATTAACCGGAGAGATTAGAGTTAAAGGAGTAGTGGACTATGAAGAAAACGACATATATGAACTTGACATTGAGGCATCCGATAAAGGAACACCTCCACTGACAGGTGAGTGCAGAGTCATTATAAAGATAAAGGACGTTAATGACAATCCACCGGAAATAGAAGTGACATCACTGTCAAATACAGTGTCTGAAGACTCAAAACCTGGCACAGTCATTTCACTACTTAGTGTGACGGATAAAGACTCTGGTGTCAATGGAAAAATTATTTCATACATATCGAATGACGTGCCTTTTGAATTAAAGCCCTCCTATAAGGAGAACACGTACTCAGTTGTTACAAAGGGATTTTTGGATCGAGAGGAGGTGTCACATTatgaaataacaataaaagcCACCGATTGTGGTGAACCTCCCTTATCGAGTTTTAAAACTCTCGACATTCAGATATCAGATGTAAATGACAACAGTCCACATTTCGACCAAAATCCATTACAGTTTTATCTGGTAGAAAATAACGTTGCTGGAGGGTCGATATTCTCTGTAAGCGCAACGGACAAAGACGTGAATGACAATGCAGCTATTTCATATCATATAGTTAGAGGAGGGagtcaaaatgacataatgtCATTTCTCAACATAAACTCTGAAACTGGAGATATTTTGGCACTAAAAAGTTTTGACTTTGAAACACTGAAAACGTTCCAGTTCCAAGTTGTTGCCACAGATTCTGGAACTCCGTCACTAAGCAGCAACGTCACAGTGAACGTGTTCATTCTGGATCAGAACGACAACGCTCCAGTCATCCTGTATCCAGTCAGCTCTAACGGTTCTGCTGAAGGTGTGGAGGAGATTCCCCGCAATGTGAACGCAGGACACTTGGTGACTAAAGTCAGAGCCTATGACGCTGATATAGGATATAACGGCTGGTTActgttttcactgcaggacgTTACTGACCACAGTCTCTTTGGTTTGGACCGCTATACAGGACAGATCAGAACACTTCGCTCATTCACAGAGACAGACGAGGCTGAGCATAAACTGGTCATACTGGTGAAAGACAATGGGAACGTTTCACTCTCAGCAACAGCTACTGTGCTTGTCAAAGTTGTGGAGCCCAAAGAGGCTTTTGCTGCTTCTGATGTTAAAAGTGCAACaaaggatgaggaggagaataATGTGACTTTTTACCTGATGATAACTTTGGGCTCAGTTTCAACACTTTTTCTCATCAGTATCATCGTGCTGATTGCAATGCAGTGCTCCAAAACCACAGActatacttctaaatatctacaagAGACTAATTATGATGGGACATTGTGTCACAGCATCCAGTACAGATCTGGAGACAAACGGTACATGCTAGTAGGACCCAGAATGAGTATAGGATCTACTATAGTCCCGGGCAGCCATGCAAACACACTAGTGCTCCCTGACAGGAGAGGGACATCTGGAGAGGTAagactttaa
- the LOC114563141 gene encoding protocadherin alpha-3-like, with the protein MGRDKQSRTREKCLFIFHIGLLLFFGKQAFAQIRYSIPEEVKEGSAVGNVAKDLGLEITSLSDRRFRVVSGSKETFFEVNPDNGALYVHKKIDREELCQGSGACLMELKILVENPLEMHYVIVEITDVNDHSPSFPEREQRFEIGEQTLPGKRFQLHTARDPDAGINSICTYTLTANNHFEVDIRQSDEDKIPFLVLKKSLDREQKDKHTLQVTAVDGGKPPRSGTLNVSIIVLDSNDNRPIFSQEIYQIEIQENVPVGISIFQMNATDPDEGTNSEIEYSLGKTLKKKVYDIFELDKLTGKIRVKGAVDYEENDVYKLDVEASDKGTPPLTGECRVIIKIKDVNDNPPEIEVTSLSNTVSEDSKPGTVISLLSVTDKDSGVNGNIISSITSDVPFELKPSYKENIYSVVTKGFLDREEVSHYEITIKATDCGEPPLSTFKTLDIQISDVNDNSPHFDQNPLQFYLVENNVAGGSIFSVSATDNDLNDNAAISYHIVRGGSQNDIMSFLNIHSDNGHISALKSFDFETLKTFQFQVVATDSGTPSLSSNVTVNVFILDQNDNAPVILYPVSSNGSAEGVEEIPRNVNAGHLVTKVRAYDADIGYNGWLLFSLQDVTDHSLFGLDRYTGQIRTLRSFTETDEAEHKLVILVKDNGNVSLSATATVLVKVVEPKEAFAASDVKSATNDEEENNVTFYLMITLGSVSTLFLISIIVLIAMQCSKTTDYTSKYLQETNYDGTLCHSIQYRSGDKRYMLVGPRMSIGSTIVPGSHANTLVLPDRRGTSGEVRL; encoded by the coding sequence ATGGGGAGAGACAAACAAAGTCGAACGAGGGAGAAGTGTTTGTTTATCTTTCATATAGGGCTACTGCTTTTTTTCGGAAAACAGGCTTTTGCTCAGATAAGGTACTCTATTCCAGAGGAGGTGAAAGAAGGATCTGCTGTTGGAAATGTTGCGAAGGATCTTGGCCTCGAAATCACCTCGTTAAGTGACCGACGGTTCCGTGTTGTGTCTGGATCAAAGGAGACATTTTTTGAGGTAAACCCGGACAATGGGGCTCTGTACGTCCATAAGAAAATCGACAGAgaggagctctgtcagggcagtgGTGCATGTCTAATGGAGCTTAAAATCCTTGTTGAAAACCCGTTGGAAATGCACTACGTAATTGTAGAAATCACTGATGTAAATGATCACTCTCCTAGTTTCCCTGAAAGAGAACAACGATTTGAAATAGGTGAACAAACACTACCAGGAAAGCGATTTCAACTGCACACTGCTCGTGACCCCGATGCTGGAATTAACTCTATTTGTACAtacactttgacagcaaataaccaTTTTGAAGTAGATATCCGTCAAAGCGATGAGGATAAAATACCGTTTTTAGTGCTGAAGAAATCGTTAGACAGAGAACAaaaggacaaacacacactacaaGTTACAGCAGTTGATGGAGGCAAACCTCCAAGATCAGGGACACTAAATGTTTCCATTATTGTTCTTGACAGCAATGATAATCGTCCAATATTTAGTCAGGAGATTTatcaaattgaaatacaagaaaACGTTCCAGTCGGTATTTCAATATTTCAAATGAATGCGACAGATCCCGATGAAGGCACCAATAGCGAAATTGAGTACAGCCTCGGAAAAACTCTGAAGAAAAAAGTCTATGACATTTTTGAGTTGGACAAATTAACCGGAAAGATTAGAGTTAAAGGAGCAGTGGACTATGAAGAAAACGACGTTTATAAACTGGATGTTGAGGCATCCGATAAAGGAACACCTCCACTGACAGGTGAGTGTAGAGTTATTATAAAGATAAAGGACGTTAATGATAATCCACCGGAAATAGAAGTGACATCACTGTCAAATACAGTGTCTGAAGACTCAAAACCTGGCACAGTTATTTCACTACTTAGTGTGACGGATAAAGACTCTGGTGTCAATGGAAATATAATATCGAGCATAACCTCAGACGTGCCATTTGAGTTAAAGCCCTCCTATAAGGAGAACATTTATTCAGTTGTTACGAAGGGATTTTTGGATCGAGAGGAGGTGTCACATTatgaaataacaataaaagcCACCGATTGTGGTGAACCTCCCTTATCGACTTTTAAAACTCTCGACATTCAGATATCAGATGTAAATGACAACAGTCCACATTTCGACCAAAATCCATTACAGTTTTATCTGGTAGAAAATAACGTTGCTGGAGGGTCGATATTCTCTGTAAGCGCAACGGACAATGATTTGAATGACAATGCAGCTATTTCATATCATATAGTGAGAGGAGGGagtcaaaatgacataatgtCTTTTCTCAATATACATTCTGATAACGGACACATTTCCGCACTAAAGAGTTTTGACTTTGAAACACTGAAAACGTTCCAGTTCCAAGTTGTTGCCACAGATTCTGGAACTCCGTCACTAAGCAGCAACGTCACAGTGAACGTGTTCATTCTGGATCAGAACGACAACGCTCCAGTCATCCTGTATCCAGTCAGCTCTAACGGTTCTGCTGAAGGTGTGGAGGAGATTCCCCGCAATGTGAACGCAGGACACTTGGTGACTAAAGTCAGAGCCTATGACGCTGATATAGGATATAACGGCTGGTTActgttttcactgcaggacgTTACTGACCACAGTCTCTTTGGTTTGGACCGCTATACAGGACAGATCAGAACACTTCGCTCATTCACAGAGACAGACGAGGCTGAGCATAAACTGGTCATACTGGTGAAAGACAATGGGAACGTTTCACTCTCAGCAACAGCTACTGTGCTTGTCAAAGTTGTGGAGCCCAAAGAGGCTTTTGCTGCTTCTGATGTTAAAAGTGCAACAAACGATGAGGAGGAGAATAATGTGACTTTTTACCTGATGATAACTTTGGGCTCAGTTTCAACACTTTTTCTCATCAGTATCATCGTGCTGATTGCAATGCAGTGCTCCAAAACCACAGActatacttctaaatatctacaagAGACTAATTATGATGGGACACTGTGTCACAGCATCCAGTACAGATCTGGAGACAAACGGTACATGCTAGTAGGACCCAGAATGAGTATAGGATCTACTATAGTCCCGGGCAGCCATGCGAATACACTAGTGCTGCCTGACAGGAGAGGGACATCTGGAGAGGTAAGACTTTAA
- the LOC114562407 gene encoding protocadherin gamma-C3-like: protein MGERGQRHRVNCWWVAGILLLCFGKRIWAQLRYSVPEEVQVGYPVGNIAKDLGLDLSTLTDRRFRIVSGPNHALFQLNQNTGVLYIGKITDREELCDGIKVCLINLKIVVESPLEIHYVGVEITDVNDHSPTFPENEQRLEIAEHTPPGTRFQIHAARDPDVGTQSVRLYKLSSNDFFDTEIRDSEEDKIPFLVLKKYLDREQKAEHRLVLTALDGGSPSKSGSLNLIITVLDANDNRPVFSKDIYTVSLNENAPIGTLVIQLNATDLDDGLNSEIEYTFEKTQKKKVHDTFELDSVTGEIRVKGIVDFEDTEIYRLDLQASDKGHLPWTAESRVVINIKDVNDNQPDIEVTSLSNVVPEDTKPGTVISLISVTDRDSGVNGKVICKILDNVPFDLTPSIEENMYSLVTKGRLDREIVSHYDITITATDCGEPSLSAVKTLSVQVSDVNDNRPLFSQNPFELYLVENNAPGASIFSVSAADNDLNENAAIAYHIVRGNGLHRDITSFLNVNSDNGQISALKSFDFETLKTFQFQVVATDSGTPSLSSNVTVNVFILDQNDNAPVILYPVSSNGSAEGVEEIPRNVNAGHLVTKVRAYDADIGYNGWLLFSLQDVTDHSLFGLDRYTGQIRTLRSFTETDEAEHKLVILVKDNGNVSLSATATVLVKVVEPKEAFAASDVKSATKDEEENNVTFYLMITLGSVSTLFLISIIGLIAMQCSKTTDYTSKYLQETNYDGTLCHSIQYRSGDKRYMLVGPRMSIGSTIVPGSHANTLVLPDRRGTSGERL, encoded by the exons ATGGGAGAACGAGGACAAAGGCACCGAGTGAACTGCTGGTGGGTTGCCGGGATTTTGTTGCTGTGCTTTGGGAAACGAATCTGGGCTCAGCTTAGATACTCTGTTCCAGAAGAAGTACAAGTGGGATACCCTGTTGGAAATATTGCCAAGGATTTAGGGCTTGACCTTAGCACTTTGACAGACAGGCGGTTTCGTATTGTTTCGGGACCCAACCATGCTCTGTTTCAGTTAAATCAAAACACTGGAGTGTTGTATATTGGAAAAATTACGGACCGCGAAGAGCTATGCGATGGAATCAAAGTTTGTTTGATAAACCTGAAAATTGTTGTAGAAAGCCCACTGGAAATACATTACGTTGGCGTTGAAATAACAGATGTTAATGACCATTCACCGACTTTTCCAGAAAACGAACAACGACTGGAAATAGCAGAGCATACTCCTCCAGGTACTCGTTTCCAAATTCATGCAGCTAGAGACCCTGATGTCGGTACACAGTCAGTCCGGTTATATAAGTTGAGCTCAAATGATTTTTTTGATACTGAAATCAGAGACAGCGAAGAGGACAAGATACCGTTTTTAGTGCTTAAAAAGTATTTAGATAGGGAGCAAAAGGCAGAACACCGTTTGGTGTTAACGGCTCTTGATGGAGGCAGTCCGTCGAAATCTGGGAGCCTTAATTTAATTATTACCGTGCTAGATGCAAATGATAATCGCCCTGTGTTCAGCAAAGATATATATACCGTTTCATTAAATGAAAATGCCCCGATAGGAACTCTTGTTATACAATTAAACGCTACAGATTTAGATGATGGTTTAAACAGCGAAATTGAATACACGtttgaaaaaacacaaaagaaaaaagtgcaTGACACATTTGAATTAGATAGCGTCACTGGTGAGATTCGAGTGAAAGGAATAGTGGACTTTGAGGACACAGAAATTTACAGACTAGATCTGCAGGCTTCAGATAAAGGCCATCTACCTTGGACGGCCGAAAGTAGAGTTGTGATAAACATAAAAGATGTGAACGATAATCAGCCAGACATTGAAGTAACATCATTGTCCAATGTAGTCCCGGAGGATACAAAGCCTGGCACTGTTATCTCCCTCATCAGTGTTACGGACAGAGATTCTGGGGTTAATGGAAAAGTTATTTGCAAAATTTTGGACAATGTTCCGTTTGATTTGACGCCATCCATTGAAGAAAACATGTACTCTCTTGTCACAAAGGGGCGTTTAGACCGAGAAATTGTGTCCCATTATGACATCACAATAACAGCTACTGATTGTGGTGAACCTTCACTTTCCGCTGTTAAAACCTTGAGTGTTCAGGTGTCAGATGTAAATGACAACAGACCACTTTTCAGTCAGAATCCATTTGAACTTTATTTGGTAGAAAACAATGCCCCGGGGGCATCAATATTTTCTGTAAGTGCTGCTGATAATGATCTGAATGAAAATGCAGCAATAGCATACCACATTGTGAGAGGTAATGGGCTGCATCGTGATATAACATCTTTCCTAAATGTAAATTCAGACAATGGACAGATTTCCGCGCTAAAAAGTTTTGACTttgaaacactgaaaacattCCAGTTCCAAGTTGTTGCCACAGATTCTGGAACTCCGTCACTAAGCAGCAACGTCACAGTGAACGTGTTCATTCTGGATCAGAACGACAACGCTCCAGTCATCCTGTATCCAGTCAGCTCTAACGGTTCTGCTGAAGGTGTGGAGGAGATTCCCCGCAATGTGAACGCAGGACACTTGGTGACTAAAGTCAGAGCCTATGACGCTGATATAGGATATAACGGCTGGTTActgttttcactgcaggacgTTACTGACCACAGTCTCTTTGGTTTGGACCGCTATACAGGACAGATCAGAACACTTCGCTCATTCACAGAGACAGACGAGGCTGAGCATAAACTGGTCATACTGGTGAAAGACAATGGGAACGTTTCACTCTCAGCAACAGCTACTGTGCTTGTCAAAGTTGTGGAGCCCAAAGAGGCTTTTGCTGCTTCTGATGTTAAAAGTGCAACaaaggatgaggaggagaataATGTGACTTTTTACCTGATGATAACTTTGGGCTCAGTTTCAACACTTTTTCTCATCAGTATCATCGGGCTGATTGCAATGCAGTGCTCCAAAACCACAGActatacttctaaatatctgcAAGAGACTAATTATGATGGGACACTGTGTCACAGCATCCAGTACAGATCTGGAGACAAACGGTACATGCTAGTAGGACCCAGAATGAGTATAGGATCTACTATAGTCCCGGGCAGCCATGCGAATACACTAGTGCTCCCTGACAGGAGAGGGACATCTGGAGAG AGACTTTGA